The following proteins are co-located in the Paenibacillus sp. FSL H8-0079 genome:
- a CDS encoding ABC transporter ATP-binding protein, with the protein MEILKTDHLCKIYGSAEARVEALKDVNLSVSQGEFVAIVGASGSGKSSLLHLLGGVDQPTSGQVLIDGMDLYSQSENELAVFRRRKIGFIFQSYNLIPVLTAEENIKLPMLLENKHVDEGYLEELLSVLGLSNRRQHLPSQLSGGQQQRTAIGRALINKPSIILADEPTGNLDSKNSKEIVDLLTYSVRKYNQTLIMITHDLNVAQRADRVVHIKDGTLLQQTGVRDRE; encoded by the coding sequence GTGGAAATTTTGAAGACCGATCATTTATGTAAAATATACGGAAGTGCTGAGGCGAGGGTGGAAGCGTTGAAAGATGTTAATCTGTCCGTGAGTCAAGGAGAATTCGTTGCAATCGTAGGGGCCAGTGGTTCTGGAAAAAGTTCATTGCTGCATCTGCTCGGGGGAGTCGATCAACCGACAAGTGGTCAAGTTCTCATTGATGGTATGGACCTGTATTCTCAAAGTGAAAATGAACTCGCTGTGTTCAGAAGACGCAAAATCGGTTTTATTTTTCAATCGTACAATCTGATTCCGGTGTTAACTGCGGAAGAAAATATCAAATTGCCGATGCTGCTTGAGAACAAACATGTGGACGAGGGTTATCTTGAGGAATTATTGAGCGTGTTAGGACTCAGTAATCGAAGGCAGCACCTTCCGTCCCAATTATCAGGTGGGCAACAGCAGCGAACTGCAATTGGACGCGCATTGATCAACAAACCATCCATTATTTTGGCTGACGAACCAACAGGCAATCTGGATAGCAAGAACAGTAAAGAAATCGTGGATCTGCTTACCTACTCCGTCAGAAAGTATAATCAAACCTTGATTATGATCACGCATGATCTGAATGTAGCCCAGAGAGCGGACCGTGTTGTACATATAAAAGATGGCACACTCTTGCAGCAAACAGGGGTGAGAGATCGTGAATAA
- a CDS encoding FtsX-like permease family protein, whose protein sequence is MNKYTSLTQKYLLGQKKRSILTIVGIILSVTLLTAIGTIGLSFRDKVVRQTVQEYGDYHVSFNGLPGEAVSKVINNASVESAGIINREGYSVISKTSEKEKQENPFAAPYRYLNLKGYDADAMDKLQVHLDSGRLPKNSHEVILSTWSLDSFATKPKLGDSLTLSIGERTVASTGEIKPINGLGDFGWDLDEDFRPEKEREFTVVGFMKPGTNASWSSSFIMPAITYEGNVKIDADKNYFVYVKMKSMNQIQAKTEAMISALKLEQVDQGSAIALDKDSQYKNIRVEYNNELLKLYGKSTYEGVNHSLLYAFAAIIIIIMGCTSAVIYNTFHISVLERTSQFGMLRCIGATPTQIRKLVLEEATILSLIAIPVGLLTGTVFMKLLFYNISFLTLGFLNDMQMVTSLPILIIAGVLGLLTVYLSAIGPARLAGKVSPLEAVNSSGSTKVEIVTSVRKSKLLGKLLGIEGQFASRNIRRNKKRFRITSFSIVVSMILFIVFSGLAGLLGQTSQSGINYSYSVLYGGPSKRIDDSVYADIMKLDAVEHAYPFYNNQVMATFPKEKVNPKYYELRPEMYSVEEGEGYRTDNNYLESYGDNGLDALKSKLTSGTIDKEKMNRENGVIVNQKLRMTTEEGRQIIIDQTQFKVGDRIKVRALDSDGKGQGSTTLTITGIVDQGLLSSNYNESAVLEFITTPEVVEKVTGNDTYSRIFILAKTDISNKPITDYLKSLTQKDAGYSYTDKVQQLAQAKNDATTAKIFLYGFIGVIVLIAFLNILNTVSTNLILRTKEFAVLKAIGMTQCNVGKMILLEGVLYGLYAALYGSLLGIALSYGIHYLFKGAFDVAWTIPWSSMILACAGAIATTLVATAWPMYRLNQTSIVEALRKET, encoded by the coding sequence GTGAATAAGTATACTAGTCTTACCCAAAAATATTTGCTAGGGCAGAAAAAAAGATCAATACTAACGATCGTCGGCATTATTTTGTCCGTGACACTACTTACAGCCATCGGAACCATTGGCCTCAGCTTCAGAGACAAGGTGGTTCGGCAAACCGTTCAAGAGTACGGGGATTACCATGTTTCTTTTAACGGATTACCCGGAGAAGCCGTCTCAAAAGTCATCAATAACGCATCCGTAGAAAGTGCTGGGATTATCAACAGAGAAGGATATTCAGTCATCAGCAAAACAAGTGAGAAAGAAAAGCAGGAAAATCCGTTTGCTGCACCGTATCGATACTTGAATCTCAAAGGATATGATGCCGATGCGATGGACAAGCTCCAGGTTCATTTGGATTCGGGCAGACTGCCTAAGAATTCGCATGAAGTTATTCTTTCGACCTGGAGTCTGGATAGTTTTGCGACCAAACCGAAGCTTGGAGATTCTCTTACCCTAAGTATTGGCGAGCGAACTGTCGCATCAACGGGGGAGATCAAACCGATCAATGGCCTGGGTGATTTTGGCTGGGATTTGGATGAAGACTTTCGTCCCGAAAAGGAGAGAGAATTCACCGTTGTGGGATTTATGAAGCCAGGTACTAACGCTTCGTGGTCTTCCAGCTTCATTATGCCCGCCATCACGTATGAAGGTAATGTGAAAATCGATGCGGACAAAAACTATTTTGTCTATGTCAAAATGAAATCGATGAATCAGATTCAGGCGAAGACAGAAGCGATGATATCTGCATTGAAGCTAGAGCAAGTGGATCAAGGCTCTGCCATAGCTTTGGATAAGGATAGTCAATATAAAAATATTCGAGTCGAATATAATAATGAACTGCTTAAGCTGTATGGCAAAAGCACCTATGAAGGTGTAAACCATAGTTTGTTATATGCATTCGCAGCAATCATCATTATTATTATGGGTTGTACGAGTGCTGTGATATATAATACGTTTCATATTTCTGTCTTGGAGCGGACCTCGCAATTCGGAATGCTTAGGTGCATTGGGGCTACCCCAACACAAATACGTAAATTAGTTCTCGAAGAGGCGACAATTCTCAGTCTGATTGCCATTCCTGTTGGATTATTGACGGGAACTGTCTTTATGAAGCTTCTGTTTTACAATATCAGCTTTTTGACGTTGGGATTTCTGAATGATATGCAAATGGTCACCTCTCTGCCAATCCTGATCATAGCTGGTGTACTGGGATTATTGACTGTTTATCTATCAGCTATCGGACCTGCGAGACTGGCAGGGAAGGTATCCCCACTTGAGGCGGTAAATAGCTCGGGAAGCACGAAGGTGGAGATCGTAACATCTGTCCGAAAATCAAAGCTGCTGGGAAAACTGTTGGGTATTGAAGGACAGTTTGCTAGTCGAAACATCAGGAGGAACAAAAAGCGCTTCCGCATCACTTCCTTCTCTATAGTGGTCAGCATGATTCTGTTTATTGTCTTTAGCGGACTCGCTGGTTTGCTGGGGCAGACATCACAATCAGGTATCAATTATTCCTATTCGGTTCTATATGGAGGACCTTCCAAACGGATCGATGATTCCGTATATGCTGACATTATGAAGCTTGATGCAGTAGAACATGCCTATCCGTTTTACAATAATCAAGTGATGGCTACTTTTCCAAAAGAAAAAGTTAATCCCAAGTACTATGAACTTCGTCCGGAAATGTACTCTGTTGAAGAAGGAGAGGGGTATCGCACAGACAACAATTACCTCGAATCTTACGGAGATAACGGACTCGATGCTCTGAAATCCAAACTAACGTCTGGTACGATCGACAAAGAGAAGATGAACCGGGAAAATGGCGTTATCGTCAATCAGAAATTAAGAATGACAACAGAGGAAGGCAGACAGATCATTATCGATCAAACCCAATTCAAGGTTGGGGATCGCATCAAAGTACGTGCCTTGGACTCGGACGGGAAGGGTCAAGGATCCACAACACTGACGATAACTGGAATTGTTGATCAAGGCTTGTTGTCGAGCAACTATAATGAGAGTGCAGTGCTTGAATTCATCACTACGCCTGAAGTCGTAGAGAAGGTTACAGGAAACGACACGTACTCCAGAATCTTTATTCTTGCCAAAACCGATATTTCCAACAAACCGATCACAGACTATCTCAAATCCCTGACCCAAAAAGATGCCGGTTACAGCTACACAGATAAGGTGCAGCAACTCGCCCAAGCCAAAAACGATGCAACAACTGCCAAGATCTTTTTATATGGATTTATTGGTGTCATTGTCCTGATTGCGTTCCTGAATATACTGAACACCGTCAGCACCAATCTCATTCTACGAACCAAAGAATTTGCGGTGCTCAAAGCTATCGGCATGACACAGTGTAATGTAGGGAAAATGATCCTGTTGGAAGGCGTTTTATACGGCCTGTACGCTGCACTATACGGTAGTTTACTCGGAATAGCACTTAGCTATGGGATACATTATCTCTTTAAAGGTGCTTTCGATGTAGCTTGGACGATCCCATGGAGCAGTATGATTCTCGCTTGTGCAGGTGCCATAGCAACAACGCTCGTTGCCACAGCATGGCCGATGTATCGATTAAACCAAACAAGTATCGTGGAGGCGCTGAGGAAGGAAACTTAG